From a region of the Dictyostelium discoideum AX4 chromosome 2 chromosome, whole genome shotgun sequence genome:
- a CDS encoding pmp22 family protein produces the protein MNFRIFDKIGNSYKKSLQNRPVITKSLTGTVVFFLGDTLAQKIENRGYDPKRTLMMCTVGTFIVVPQIHFWFKFLDKTFTKPGWAGAIPKVVVDQLTFGPYLFVCNMTSVQLFHQGFNFDTHQWKDKMKKDFFPVLQKAWMIWPLTNCILFRFVHPDYRILISNLVSVGWNCILSTVSNKSFLKNNNNNNDPSISTMASLNE, from the exons atgaattttagaATATTTGACAAAATTGGaaattcatataaaaaatcattacaaAATAGGCCAGTCATCACAAAATCATTAACAGGTACagttgtattttttttaggtgATACTTTAGCtcaaaaaatagaaaatagaGGATATGATCCAAAAAGAACATTAATGATGTGTACAGTTGGTACATTTATAGTAGTTCCACAAATTCAttt ttggtttaaatttttagataAAACATTTACAAAACCAGGATGGGCAGGAGCAATACCAAAAGTTGTAGTTGATCAATTGACATTTGGAccatatttatttgtatgcAATATGACATCAGTACAATTATTTCATCAaggttttaattttgatactCACCAATGGAAagataaaatgaaaaaagattttttccCAGTACTTCAAAAAGCATGGATGATTTGGCCACTTACAAATTGTATATTATTTAGATTCGTTCATCCAGATTATAGAATTTTAATTAGTAATTTAGTGAGTGTTGGTTGGAATTGTATTTTATCAACtgtttcaaataaatcatttttaaaaaataataataataataatgatccttcaatttcaacaatggcatcattaaatgaatag
- a CDS encoding beta-lactamase family protein has protein sequence MGGNYALGVSFVETIFNGSNLSCTYVFSEIGDRYLIDPSESTLRSLLGKDGLSFNKTRKILLTSLDWKDIGGIFGIGLSFTTFPTNTQIYGPPGIKKLFKISRCFQYIKNLEIIEFSDSENYMIEDGVFKVIAIPFLTPEHRKRQQLQKQLQQSHKPQRQHQKRKQQQQQQQQQEEESSIVSEPTDEKICYIFHSKKMMGRFDSNKARDLKITKQSKIQQLVAQRKPVMNEDRENPRMVYPEELLTKPSPGTSFAYINCPSEEYFQDLFNNPAWDSIKDGTKPLTAIYHKTAPHIMENPKYLEFIESISHVSTKNNYTKFYGKLKDINDEEKSITEEDGSVMYGSTKHILLHKEFTEIQDVLKLCDLFRSRLKILIPSLSIHKTDSPKWEPTSINSLENIKKSTIFNSIIPARNSFRVIMTPTQFRGAPILAQDIISHQDELQLQHDDYFLKGEGEKQTKTMLDLDRHLESLVKNKPASKYPKTLFLGTASSVPSEHRNVTGILISSSENNHFILDCGESTLIQMERYFGRVDLQKILIDTKMIWISHLHADHHLGLISIVKARDEALSKLSEEERSKHSPMLVVSHSSYINWITQYRESFDPSLSFVTQSIGSGGQNMVQVCETLGISSFTNVPVIHAPNAYGCVIDFNDGFRLTFSGDTRPCQLLEKAGADSDLLIHESTFANDEKDQAYLKRHSTLDETLNVSYNMRARKTIVTHFSQRYQNTIRCGFGKVPYGVAYDLIRFSPYQADLLYNVKDILDGYYQELNISRLKEREIIVNYLPKSKFKSPFSQDNIRSVINEYKIAKAAISQKDNDINLISENESKVSLFDDTTKPLKSINGSSFTTSTTSFNNILTKSKKLNFSSSKTAFLQNITLKSILMLKK, from the coding sequence GAAATTGGTGATagatatttaattgatccaTCAGAATCAACATTAAGATCATTACTTGGTAAAGAtggtttatcatttaataaaacacgtaaaattttattaacatcACTTGATTGGAAAGATATTGGTGGTATTTTTGGTATAGGTTTATCATTTACAACATTTCCAACCAACACTCAAATATATGGACCACCtggaattaaaaaactatttaaaatatcaagatgttttcaatatattaaaaaccTTGAGATTATAGAGTTTTCAGATAGTGAAAATTATATGATTGAGGATGGAGTATTCAAAGTTATAGCAATACCATTCTTAACACCAGAACATAGAAAAcgacaacaattacaaaaacaattacaacaatcaCATAAACCACAAAGACAACACCAAAAACgaaagcaacaacaacaacaacaacaacaacaagaagaagaatcaAGTATAGTTAGTGAACCAACAGATGAAAAGATATGTTACATTTTCCATTCTAAAAAAATGATGGGTAGATTCGATAGTAATAAAGCaagagatttaaaaattaccaaaCAATCAAAGATTCAACAATTGGTCGCACAGAGAAAACCAGTTATGAATGAAGATCGTGAAAATCCAAGAATGGTATATCCAGAGGAACTACTTACCAAACCATCACCAGGTACATCATTTGCATATATTAATTGTCCATCAGAGGAGTATTTCcaagatttatttaataatccaGCTTGggattcaattaaagatgGTACAAAACCATTGACTGCCATCTATCATAAGACTGCACCACATATAATGGAGAATCCAAAATATTTGGAATTCATTGAATCGATTAGTCATGTATCCACCAAAAATAACTACACCAAATTCTATGGAAAACttaaagatattaatgaTGAGGAGAAATCAATCACTGAAGAGGATGGTAGTGTTATGTATGGTTCAACTAAACATATATTGTTACATAAAGAATTCACAGAAATTCAAGATGTCCTTAAACTTTGTGACCTCTTTAGAAGTAGATTAAAGATTTTGATACCCTCATTATCAATCCATAAAACCGATTCCCCAAAATGGGAGCCAACTTCAATCAATTCCTTAGAGAATATAAAGAAATCAACCATTTTCAATTCAATCATTCCAGCTAGAAATTCATTTAGAGTCATAATGACACCAACACAATTCCGTGGTGCACCAATATTGGCTCAAGATATTATAAGTCACCAAGATGAATTACAACTTCAACATGATGATTATTTCTTGAAAGGTGAGGGTGAAAAACAAACTAAAACAATGTTGGATCTCGATAGACATTTGGAATCATTGGTAAAGAATAAACCAGCTAGTAAATATCCAAAAACTTTATTCCTTGGTACTGCCTCATCCGTTCCTTCAGAACATAGAAATGTTACAGGTATTCTCATTAGTAGTAGTGAGAATAATCATTTCATATTGGATTGTGGTGAATCAACTCTAATTCAAATGGAGAGATACTTTGGTAGAGTCGATTTgcaaaagattttaattgaCACCAAAATGATTTGGATATCACATTTACATGCTGATCATCATTTGGGTTTAATATCAATTGTCAAAGCAAGGGATGAAGCATTGAGCAAATTAAGTGAAGAAGAGAGAAGTAAACATTCACCAATGCTTGTGGTTTCACATTCATCCTACATCAATTGGATCACTCAATATCGTGAAAGTTTTGATCCATCTCTTTCATTTGTAACTCAAAGCATTGGTTCGGGTGGTCAAAATATGGTACAAGTTTGTGAAACCCTTGGAATTAGTTCATTCACAAATGTACCAGTAATACATGCACCAAATGCCTATGGTTGTGTCATTGATTTCAATGATGGCTTTAGATTAACTTTCTCTGGTGATACTAGACCTTGCCAACTTTTAGAGAAAGCTGGTGCAGATTCTGATCTCTTAATTCACGAATCAACCTTTGCCAACGATGAAAAAGACCAAGCTTACCTAAAACGTCATTCAACTTTAGATGAAACTTTAAATGTATCCTACAATATGAGAGCTAGAAAAACGATCGTAACTCATTTCTCACAACGTTATCAAAATACAATTCGTTGTGGTTTTGGTAAAGTACCATATGGTGTTGCTTATGATTTAATTAGATTCTCACCTTATCAAGCAGATTTACTCTATAATGTAAAGGATATATTGGATGGTTATTATcaagaattaaatatttcaagattaaaagaaagagaaattaTCGTTAATTATCttccaaaatcaaaattcaaatcaCCATTCTCTCAAGATAATATTAGATCAGTCATTAATGAATATAAAATCGCAAAAGCTGCTATTAGTCAaaaagataatgatattaatttaatttcggAAAATGAATCTAAAGTctcattatttgatgatacTACTAAACCTCTCAAATCTATTAATGGTTCATCTTTTACCACCTCCACCACTTCATTTAACAACATTTTAActaaatcaaagaaattaaactTTTCATCTTCAAAAACTGcttttttacaaaatataacactaaaatcaattttaatgttaaaaaaataa